Proteins encoded in a region of the Candidatus Marinarcus aquaticus genome:
- a CDS encoding MoaD/ThiS family protein: MVEVEFLGPINKEKLTLDISNLSQLSELLKEDNDVVEWLDKCAVAVNDTLVSSKDMSLNDGDKISLLPPVCGG; the protein is encoded by the coding sequence ATGGTTGAAGTAGAGTTTCTTGGACCGATTAATAAAGAAAAATTAACATTGGATATTTCAAACCTCTCGCAATTAAGTGAACTGTTAAAAGAAGACAATGACGTCGTTGAATGGTTAGATAAATGTGCTGTTGCAGTGAATGATACGCTGGTTTCATCTAAAGATATGAGTCTGAATGATGGAGATAAGATTTCACTTCTTCCTCCTGTATGCGGTGGATGA
- a CDS encoding undecaprenyl-diphosphate phosphatase, which produces MTISDSIILGVIEGFTEFLPISSTGHLIVASEFLNLEQTSVNKAFEVIIQFAAILAVILNYPSKFTLKHIELWKKLILAFIPIGAVGFLFSSQIKMLFSVEVVATMFIIGGIIFLIAERYYKPQEHFIDDVENVSYKQALLIGLAQIAALIPGTSRAGATILGAMFVGLTRKASAEFSFLLAFPVMCATTGYDLLKHYNDFTHTNLMVLAMGFVISFIVAYLTIKLFLKFLENFTFVAFGIYRILFGLLLLVIL; this is translated from the coding sequence ATGACCATATCTGATTCAATTATATTAGGAGTCATCGAAGGCTTCACAGAATTTTTGCCTATTTCATCAACGGGGCATTTAATCGTTGCCAGCGAGTTTTTAAACCTCGAACAAACATCTGTGAATAAAGCCTTTGAAGTCATCATTCAATTTGCAGCTATTTTAGCTGTTATTTTAAACTATCCCAGTAAATTCACTCTAAAACATATTGAATTGTGGAAAAAACTAATCCTTGCATTTATTCCAATTGGAGCAGTTGGGTTTCTTTTCTCTTCACAAATCAAGATGCTCTTTAGTGTTGAAGTGGTTGCAACGATGTTTATTATTGGGGGAATCATCTTTTTAATTGCTGAACGCTACTATAAACCGCAAGAGCATTTTATTGATGATGTTGAAAATGTTTCATACAAACAAGCACTTTTGATTGGTTTGGCTCAAATAGCCGCACTCATCCCTGGAACAAGCCGAGCAGGTGCAACCATTCTTGGAGCGATGTTTGTAGGACTTACAAGAAAAGCAAGTGCAGAGTTCTCATTTCTTTTAGCCTTCCCCGTCATGTGTGCAACCACAGGCTATGATTTACTGAAACACTACAATGACTTTACACACACAAACCTAATGGTTTTAGCAATGGGATTTGTCATTTCATTTATTGTAGCGTATTTGACCATCAAACTTTTTTTAAAGTTTTTAGAGAACTTTACATTTGTGGCCTTTGGTATTTATAGAATTTTGTTTGGTTTGTTGCTCTTAGTGATCCTCTAA
- a CDS encoding MqnA/MqnD/SBP family protein: protein MNFAKIDFINLLPVHIFLKKSIKSNQLKAIIEYQKSYPSAINKRFKQRKVHSAFISSIASRTEKALDLGIIARSNVRSVLLVPGEYTKDYQSDTSNALAKVLNLEGQVIIGDKALKFYHENDKESFIDLAKAWQDKYNLPFVFARLCYNKHGKLLYKVMKPFKKRFIKIPQYILEHYSQRSGVSKQHILEYLKMIDYDIGYKEKRALKRFFQLTKKRGL, encoded by the coding sequence ATGAACTTTGCCAAAATCGATTTTATCAATCTTCTTCCCGTTCATATTTTTTTAAAAAAGAGTATAAAATCAAATCAGCTTAAAGCCATCATCGAATATCAAAAATCGTATCCTTCAGCCATTAACAAACGATTTAAACAAAGAAAAGTACATTCTGCATTTATTTCATCGATTGCTTCACGAACTGAAAAAGCTTTAGACTTAGGAATCATTGCACGAAGCAACGTACGTTCTGTACTGCTTGTACCAGGGGAATACACAAAAGATTATCAAAGTGATACTTCCAATGCTTTAGCAAAGGTTTTAAACCTCGAAGGTCAAGTCATTATCGGAGATAAAGCCTTGAAGTTTTACCATGAAAATGATAAAGAGAGTTTTATTGACTTAGCCAAAGCGTGGCAAGACAAATATAACCTTCCATTTGTTTTTGCACGTCTTTGTTACAACAAACATGGAAAACTGTTATATAAAGTAATGAAACCATTTAAAAAACGTTTCATCAAAATCCCACAGTATATCCTAGAGCATTATTCACAACGTTCAGGTGTATCGAAACAACATATTTTAGAGTATTTAAAAATGATTGACTATGATATTGGTTATAAAGAGAAACGTGCACTCAAACGATTTTTTCAACTGACTAAAAAAAGAGGATTATAA
- the glnA gene encoding type I glutamate--ammonia ligase codes for MGKFVNNTEEFFKYCEENEVKFVDLRFTDMKGMWHHLTYMMSAVNEENLTNGMPFDGSSVDAWQPINKSDMILKPDVETAFLDPFTADSTIVVFCDVYDIYKGQMYEKCPRSIAKKALQHLSESGVGDAAYFGPENEFFIFDDVKIVDSINESYYRVDSDEGEWSDNTDYEVGNVGHRPRTKGGYFPVQPTDSMVDLRAEMMQVLEQVGLEVVLGHHEVAQAQGEIGVVFSDIIGAADNVQKYKYVVKMVAHLNGKTATFMPKPLFGDNGNGMHVHQSIWKEGKNLFYKEGEYGNLSDTARHYVGGIFKHARAVAAFTNPSTNSYKRLIPGFEAPSILTYSSQNRSASCRVPYGAGEKATRIEMRFPDSTSCPYLAFAAMMMAGLDGIANKIEPIGPMDEDLFEMPLDEIRERKIPQMPHTLRGSLEALIRDNDFLKPVFTQDMIDTYQHYKFETQVWPDEARPTAFEFKSTYSC; via the coding sequence ATGGGTAAATTTGTTAACAATACTGAAGAATTTTTCAAATATTGTGAAGAAAACGAAGTAAAATTTGTAGATTTAAGATTTACAGATATGAAAGGTATGTGGCACCACTTGACTTATATGATGAGTGCTGTAAATGAAGAAAACTTAACAAATGGTATGCCATTTGACGGTTCTTCTGTAGATGCATGGCAACCAATTAATAAATCTGATATGATTTTAAAGCCAGATGTAGAGACTGCATTCTTAGATCCATTTACTGCTGATTCAACCATTGTTGTATTTTGTGATGTTTATGACATCTACAAAGGTCAAATGTATGAGAAATGTCCACGATCTATTGCTAAAAAAGCATTACAACACTTATCTGAGTCTGGTGTGGGTGACGCTGCTTACTTTGGGCCAGAAAATGAATTCTTTATTTTTGATGATGTTAAAATTGTTGACTCAATCAATGAATCATACTACAGAGTTGATTCTGATGAGGGTGAATGGTCAGACAACACTGATTATGAAGTAGGAAATGTTGGACACAGACCTAGAACTAAAGGTGGTTATTTCCCAGTTCAACCAACAGATTCAATGGTTGACTTAAGAGCTGAAATGATGCAAGTATTGGAGCAAGTAGGTTTAGAAGTTGTTTTAGGACACCACGAAGTTGCTCAAGCACAAGGTGAAATTGGAGTAGTATTCTCAGACATCATTGGTGCAGCAGATAATGTTCAAAAATATAAATATGTTGTAAAAATGGTAGCTCACTTAAATGGTAAAACAGCTACATTTATGCCAAAACCTTTATTTGGTGATAACGGAAACGGTATGCACGTACACCAATCAATCTGGAAAGAGGGTAAAAACTTATTCTACAAAGAGGGTGAGTATGGTAACCTTTCTGATACTGCTAGACACTATGTGGGTGGTATTTTCAAACACGCTAGAGCAGTTGCTGCGTTTACTAACCCTTCAACGAACTCTTACAAAAGATTAATTCCAGGATTTGAAGCTCCTTCAATCTTAACGTACTCTTCTCAAAACAGATCGGCTTCTTGTCGAGTTCCTTATGGAGCGGGTGAAAAAGCAACAAGAATTGAGATGAGATTCCCAGATTCAACTTCTTGTCCATACTTAGCATTTGCTGCTATGATGATGGCGGGGCTTGATGGTATTGCTAACAAAATTGAACCAATTGGTCCAATGGATGAAGATTTATTTGAAATGCCATTAGATGAAATCAGAGAGAGAAAAATCCCTCAAATGCCTCACACATTAAGAGGTTCATTAGAAGCACTTATCAGAGATAACGACTTCTTAAAACCAGTATTCACTCAAGATATGATTGATACTTACCAACACTACAAATTCGAAACTCAAGTTTGGCCAGACGAAGCTCGACCAACTGCATTCGAATTTAAATCAACTTACTCTTGCTAG
- a CDS encoding histidinol-phosphatase: MRVDLHNHTHFCNHANGSMQVYVEKAIEKGIDVFGFSEHAPMDFDQHYRLPLEKKAEYETEVKRLQEMFSNDIEILLAYEVDFMQNVPMLDEILKAKVDYLIGSVHFLDGWGFDNPEFIGSYENRDIDTIWQEYFNTIEAMAKANLFDIVGHLDLIKIFKFMPKKEIKSIANGALKAIKNANMVVEINPAGLRKPIGETYPSKELLEACFELDIAITFGSDAHEIAQVGFKYEEAKALAQAVGYTKAMRFKNRDRELFIF; encoded by the coding sequence ATGCGTGTTGATTTGCATAACCACACTCATTTTTGTAACCATGCCAATGGAAGTATGCAAGTGTATGTTGAAAAAGCAATTGAAAAAGGGATTGATGTTTTTGGTTTTTCTGAACATGCCCCAATGGATTTTGATCAACACTACCGATTGCCATTAGAGAAAAAAGCAGAGTATGAAACTGAAGTAAAACGACTTCAAGAGATGTTCTCAAATGATATTGAGATTTTATTGGCATATGAAGTTGATTTTATGCAAAACGTTCCAATGCTCGATGAAATACTCAAAGCCAAAGTTGATTATCTGATTGGTTCGGTACACTTTTTAGATGGTTGGGGCTTTGATAATCCTGAGTTTATAGGAAGTTATGAAAACAGAGATATTGATACCATTTGGCAAGAGTATTTTAATACCATTGAAGCAATGGCAAAAGCCAATCTCTTTGATATCGTAGGGCATTTAGATTTAATTAAAATATTTAAGTTCATGCCTAAAAAAGAGATTAAAAGTATTGCAAACGGTGCTCTTAAAGCCATAAAAAATGCCAATATGGTCGTAGAGATAAACCCTGCTGGTTTACGAAAACCAATTGGGGAAACCTACCCTTCCAAAGAGCTTTTAGAAGCATGTTTTGAGCTGGATATTGCTATTACTTTTGGTTCAGATGCTCATGAAATTGCACAAGTAGGCTTTAAATATGAAGAGGCTAAAGCATTAGCCCAAGCTGTAGGATATACTAAAGCGATGCGGTTTAAAAACCGTGACAGAGAATTGTTTATTTTTTAA
- a CDS encoding response regulator — METSKIKSDLRNITLLVAEDGEDIINIMDRTFQMLVKKILLASDGEIALESFKSNRPDVVITDLRMPNLDGKALVKEIRKIDKDVPIIVITAYKDDLNEEEQKEVSAIFEKPINFIKLVTQLDESIQGLSK; from the coding sequence ATGGAAACTTCTAAAATCAAATCTGATTTAAGAAATATTACTCTGCTCGTAGCAGAAGACGGTGAAGATATTATTAACATTATGGATAGAACGTTTCAAATGCTTGTTAAAAAAATTCTTTTGGCAAGTGACGGAGAGATTGCGCTTGAAAGTTTTAAATCAAACCGACCTGATGTTGTAATTACGGATTTACGAATGCCAAACTTAGACGGTAAAGCTTTGGTCAAAGAGATTCGTAAAATTGACAAAGATGTACCTATCATTGTGATTACAGCATACAAAGATGACTTAAATGAAGAGGAACAAAAAGAGGTTTCTGCTATTTTTGAAAAACCAATTAATTTTATTAAATTGGTGACACAACTTGATGAGTCTATTCAAGGATTATCAAAATAG
- a CDS encoding transglycosylase domain-containing protein, producing the protein MKYIIGFFTVIGLALLAFLLYLYSEIRFEINQIVDYNPKLTTQFFDKDGQLVANIFQKEHRIYVKYEDIPPKVIEALIAIEDTQFFEHNGVNTDAILRAIIKDIKARKLVEGASTLTQQLIKNMLLTREKKFTRKLKEVLLALRLETILSKEEILERYLNQVYFGHGYYGIRTASLGYFKKELFELNLKEIAILVGLPRAPSFYSPTKNLKFALVRANQVVNRLKTLGWINDREHMEAISYVPAVYDETLTLNKAPYVIDYALNVLSNDIPDVKYGGYKINLTIDLKAQEIARKSLQYGYDNIKKREEYFKKTEALPEEEYVDHTATLNGGLITIENKTGKILTLLGGVNYKESNFNRVIQSKRQPGSAIKPFLYQTALNLGYSPATNLIDISRTYSYTKDDEEKKWQPKNYEENYKGLITLREALLHSRNLATINLVNDIGIDIAHKNLRAFGFEDVPMDLSITLGSLSISPFELSRAYTMFSNNGIQVQPYIVSSIVNKNNQTIVFQPQENYIQPPEQAYLITSILHDTVQRGTGKLAKVKGLDIAGKTGTTNSNVDAWFCGYTPTLQTVIWYGNDDNKPMRKSETGGRSAGTVFGHFYRQYLQIHPEIKRNFEIPEGVHKSVINGKTEYFTDTSKLPELKIEKDLGSTREF; encoded by the coding sequence ATGAAATATATTATTGGTTTTTTTACTGTTATTGGTTTAGCCCTTTTGGCATTTTTACTCTATTTATACTCTGAAATACGATTTGAAATCAATCAAATTGTGGATTATAACCCCAAACTCACCACACAATTTTTTGATAAAGATGGACAACTTGTTGCCAATATCTTTCAAAAAGAGCACCGTATTTATGTGAAATATGAAGACATTCCACCCAAAGTAATTGAGGCACTTATTGCCATTGAAGATACACAATTTTTTGAACATAACGGTGTCAATACCGATGCAATTTTACGAGCCATCATAAAAGATATCAAAGCACGAAAACTGGTTGAAGGAGCAAGTACGCTCACTCAACAACTCATCAAAAACATGCTTTTAACACGAGAGAAAAAGTTCACACGAAAACTCAAAGAGGTCTTACTCGCACTTCGACTTGAAACGATTCTTTCAAAAGAGGAGATTTTAGAGCGATACTTAAATCAAGTCTACTTTGGGCATGGTTATTATGGTATTCGTACGGCTTCTCTTGGTTACTTTAAAAAAGAGTTGTTTGAACTTAACTTAAAAGAGATTGCCATTTTAGTTGGACTTCCAAGAGCACCAAGTTTTTACTCACCAACCAAAAACCTCAAATTTGCACTGGTTCGAGCCAACCAAGTGGTTAACCGTCTGAAAACCTTGGGATGGATCAATGACCGTGAACATATGGAAGCAATCAGTTATGTCCCTGCTGTTTACGATGAAACATTGACACTCAATAAAGCCCCTTATGTGATTGATTATGCATTGAATGTATTAAGTAATGATATTCCTGACGTAAAATATGGTGGGTACAAAATCAATTTAACGATTGATTTAAAAGCACAAGAGATTGCCAGAAAATCGTTACAATATGGCTATGACAACATCAAAAAACGAGAAGAGTATTTCAAAAAAACAGAAGCTCTTCCTGAAGAGGAGTATGTTGATCATACTGCAACTCTCAATGGTGGCTTGATTACCATAGAGAATAAAACAGGAAAAATCTTAACGTTATTGGGTGGAGTGAATTATAAAGAGTCAAACTTTAACCGTGTGATTCAGTCTAAACGACAGCCTGGATCGGCGATTAAACCCTTTTTATATCAAACCGCATTGAACTTGGGATACTCACCTGCAACTAACTTAATTGATATCTCTCGTACTTACAGTTACACCAAAGATGATGAAGAGAAAAAATGGCAACCTAAAAACTATGAAGAGAACTACAAAGGACTCATTACACTTAGAGAAGCACTGTTGCACTCCAGAAACTTGGCCACCATTAACTTAGTCAATGATATTGGTATTGACATTGCGCATAAGAATCTCAGAGCTTTTGGTTTTGAAGATGTCCCCATGGATTTATCCATTACACTGGGGAGTCTCTCTATTTCACCATTTGAACTCAGTCGTGCGTATACCATGTTTTCAAACAATGGTATTCAAGTACAGCCCTATATTGTCAGTTCGATTGTGAATAAAAACAATCAAACCATTGTTTTCCAACCTCAAGAGAATTATATACAACCACCTGAACAAGCCTACTTAATCACCTCAATTTTACATGATACCGTGCAAAGAGGTACGGGGAAACTTGCAAAAGTAAAAGGTTTAGATATTGCAGGTAAAACCGGTACGACAAATAGCAACGTGGATGCATGGTTTTGTGGATACACACCAACACTTCAAACTGTTATTTGGTATGGAAATGATGACAATAAACCTATGAGAAAGAGTGAAACAGGTGGTCGAAGTGCAGGTACAGTCTTTGGGCATTTTTATCGACAATACTTACAAATTCACCCTGAAATCAAACGGAATTTTGAGATACCAGAAGGGGTGCATAAAAGTGTCATCAATGGTAAAACAGAGTATTTTACAGACACATCCAAACTGCCTGAACTTAAAATTGAAAAAGATTTAGGTTCTACGCGGGAGTTTTAA
- the gpmI gene encoding 2,3-bisphosphoglycerate-independent phosphoglycerate mutase, producing the protein MTKKTVLIITDGIGHNQNIKHNAFANAKKPTYDYLFEQVPHSLIHTYGENVGLPNGQMGNSEVGHMTIGSGRILYQDLVKINLAIKNDTLKTNEVLQQTLDASNNVHLIGLLSDGGVHSHINHIIALAKIAQAKGKHVYIHAITDGRDVAPNCAQQYIDQILDICDESIHLATIAGRYYTMDRDNRWERVQKGHDAMALGLPKTSKDVTTYIANSYKEEVLDEFLVPTAFEGYNGFHKGDGVIFCNFRSDRMREISNVLANKDFSEFPRFADELHLATMTEYDKNMPLPILFPKETPRNTLAEVISNAGLKQLHTAETEKYAHVTFFFNGGVEEPVENEMRVLIPSPNVATYDLQPEMSAPAVGDAVLKAMEDSYDFIVVNFANGDMVGHTGNYDASIKAVEEVDKQLGRIIKDSKKLQYNIIITSDHGNCEMMKSEEGKVLTNHTVGDVYCFILADGVQEVKPGSLNNIAPTVLKLMNLQIPQEMDNPLI; encoded by the coding sequence ATGACGAAAAAAACAGTTTTAATTATCACAGATGGTATTGGCCACAACCAAAATATCAAACACAATGCTTTTGCCAATGCTAAAAAACCAACCTATGATTATCTTTTTGAACAAGTACCCCATTCACTTATACATACCTATGGAGAAAATGTGGGTCTTCCTAATGGACAAATGGGAAACAGTGAAGTGGGGCACATGACCATTGGAAGTGGGCGAATTCTGTATCAAGATTTAGTCAAAATCAACTTAGCCATTAAAAATGATACGCTTAAAACCAATGAAGTACTTCAACAAACTCTTGATGCTTCAAATAATGTTCATTTAATCGGATTATTAAGTGATGGTGGTGTGCACTCACACATCAATCACATCATTGCTTTGGCTAAAATCGCTCAAGCAAAAGGGAAACATGTCTATATTCATGCCATCACCGATGGTCGGGATGTGGCTCCTAATTGTGCACAACAATACATTGACCAAATCTTAGATATTTGTGATGAAAGTATTCATCTTGCAACCATTGCGGGGCGATACTATACTATGGACAGAGATAACCGATGGGAGAGAGTTCAAAAAGGGCATGATGCGATGGCATTAGGTTTACCAAAGACCTCTAAGGATGTTACAACATACATTGCCAATTCGTATAAAGAAGAAGTATTAGATGAATTCTTAGTGCCAACGGCATTTGAAGGGTACAATGGTTTTCACAAAGGCGATGGCGTGATTTTTTGTAACTTCAGAAGTGACCGAATGAGAGAGATTTCAAACGTTTTAGCCAATAAAGACTTCAGTGAGTTTCCACGATTTGCAGATGAACTGCACCTTGCAACTATGACAGAGTATGATAAAAACATGCCCTTACCTATCTTGTTTCCAAAAGAAACACCTCGAAATACACTGGCTGAAGTCATTTCAAATGCAGGCTTAAAACAACTTCACACCGCTGAAACAGAAAAGTATGCACACGTGACGTTCTTCTTTAATGGGGGTGTTGAAGAACCCGTAGAAAATGAGATGCGTGTACTTATTCCTTCTCCTAATGTGGCAACATATGACTTACAACCAGAGATGTCTGCACCAGCAGTAGGTGATGCTGTACTTAAAGCGATGGAAGATTCTTATGACTTTATTGTGGTGAATTTTGCCAATGGTGACATGGTTGGACATACTGGAAATTATGATGCCAGTATTAAAGCTGTCGAAGAAGTTGATAAACAATTGGGTCGTATAATAAAAGACTCAAAAAAGTTACAGTACAATATAATCATTACGAGTGATCACGGAAACTGTGAGATGATGAAAAGTGAAGAGGGTAAAGTATTAACCAATCACACCGTAGGTGATGTTTACTGTTTCATCTTAGCAGATGGTGTTCAAGAGGTTAAACCAGGCAGCTTAAATAATATTGCGCCAACGGTTTTAAAGCTCATGAACTTACAAATCCCACAAGAGATGGATAACCCACTAATTTAA
- a CDS encoding molybdopterin synthase catalytic subunit, with amino-acid sequence MNKLELFDGSLPVEEITNAWYNEFKLSNYGAIITFVGVVRDEDGIDGLSFDIYEPILNNWFNAWQEKANAQNAIVLMAHSKGDVLNHESSYIAAVCSPKRRVALEMIDEFVEDFKQSAPIWKYDIINGKREYALDRSTKINGAGILN; translated from the coding sequence ATGAACAAATTAGAACTTTTTGATGGAAGTCTACCTGTTGAAGAGATTACCAATGCTTGGTACAATGAATTTAAACTCTCTAATTATGGTGCTATTATTACTTTTGTAGGTGTGGTACGAGACGAAGATGGAATTGATGGTCTTTCATTTGATATCTATGAACCTATTTTAAATAACTGGTTTAATGCCTGGCAAGAGAAAGCCAATGCACAAAATGCCATTGTGCTTATGGCTCACTCAAAAGGGGATGTATTGAATCATGAGAGCTCATACATTGCAGCAGTGTGTTCCCCAAAACGAAGAGTAGCACTTGAAATGATTGATGAGTTTGTAGAAGATTTTAAACAAAGTGCGCCTATTTGGAAGTATGATATTATCAATGGAAAAAGAGAGTATGCACTTGATAGAAGTACAAAAATAAATGGTGCAGGGATTTTAAACTGA
- a CDS encoding ATP-binding cassette domain-containing protein, translated as MSKLSIKRLHIVHETTELVDISFEIKEATALIGQSGSGKSLTLKALLGLLPKSLTSHLQMDAPFDLHKENLGFVPQNPFTSLSPMTKIKQQFFCSQERKLELLSLVGLEPWVLERFPSQLSGGQLQRVVIAIALTNDPKLLLLDEPTTALDTNSKQTIIELIKKIQKELNLYVLFVTHDINSIIDICKYLIIINQGKVVEMGLTQEVLSNPKDEYTQHLISSGFNTRTFRT; from the coding sequence ATGTCAAAACTTTCGATTAAGCGACTGCATATAGTCCATGAAACCACTGAATTGGTGGATATAAGTTTTGAAATAAAAGAAGCAACCGCACTTATAGGTCAAAGTGGAAGTGGGAAATCTCTTACGCTCAAAGCACTATTAGGCTTGCTTCCAAAAAGTTTAACTTCACATCTACAAATGGATGCTCCTTTTGATCTGCATAAAGAGAATTTGGGTTTTGTACCACAAAACCCTTTCACTTCACTCTCACCCATGACAAAAATCAAACAACAATTTTTTTGCTCACAAGAACGCAAATTGGAGTTGCTTTCATTGGTAGGATTAGAACCTTGGGTGTTGGAGCGTTTTCCTTCACAACTCAGTGGAGGACAACTTCAACGTGTTGTCATTGCCATTGCGTTGACCAATGATCCCAAGTTGTTGCTTTTAGATGAACCCACAACCGCACTGGATACAAACAGCAAGCAAACCATTATAGAACTGATTAAAAAAATACAAAAAGAACTGAACTTATATGTTTTATTTGTTACACATGATATAAACTCTATAATTGACATTTGCAAATACCTCATTATTATTAATCAAGGAAAAGTGGTTGAAATGGGACTTACTCAAGAGGTATTGAGTAATCCAAAAGATGAATACACACAACACCTTATTTCATCTGGATTTAACACACGAACGTTTAGGACATAA
- the mraY gene encoding phospho-N-acetylmuramoyl-pentapeptide-transferase, which yields MFYWFYRHMDINIFQYISIRAGLGFFIAFFLTLYLMPKFIKWAKTKKASQPIYDLAPQSHQEKAGTPTMGGLVFVFASIIATLLTAKLNNFYVATGLFTLGAFCLIGVKDDISKITNNKNNAGLSARMKLILQFIVALGAAITLIIYSHSTELYLPFYKYPIADMGLVSIVFWVLVMVAASNAVNVTDGLDGLATVPSIIAFFTLSTIVYITGHAIISNYLLLPNIKLTGELTILGASICGSLIAFLWHNCHPAEVFMGDSGSLAIGGIMGYFAIVCKSEVLLIIIGFIFVLETVSVILQVGSYKLRQKRVFLMAPIHHHFEQKGWKENKIIVRFWIISFMANLIALLSLKVR from the coding sequence TTGTTTTATTGGTTCTATCGACATATGGATATTAACATATTCCAATACATCTCAATCCGAGCAGGACTTGGCTTCTTCATCGCTTTTTTTCTTACTTTATATCTTATGCCAAAGTTTATAAAATGGGCCAAAACAAAGAAAGCTTCTCAACCAATTTATGATTTAGCACCACAATCACATCAAGAAAAAGCAGGTACCCCAACCATGGGTGGTTTGGTGTTTGTTTTTGCTTCTATTATCGCAACACTTCTTACAGCAAAACTCAATAACTTTTATGTTGCAACAGGTCTTTTTACCTTGGGAGCATTTTGTTTGATTGGAGTTAAAGATGATATCTCTAAAATTACCAACAATAAAAACAATGCAGGTTTAAGTGCACGAATGAAACTCATTTTACAATTTATTGTGGCATTGGGTGCAGCGATTACATTGATAATCTACAGTCACTCTACAGAGTTGTATCTCCCTTTTTATAAATACCCAATAGCAGACATGGGCTTGGTTTCAATTGTCTTTTGGGTATTGGTCATGGTGGCTGCTTCCAACGCAGTGAATGTAACGGATGGTTTAGATGGATTGGCAACCGTACCATCTATCATTGCATTTTTTACACTCTCAACGATTGTCTATATTACAGGACATGCGATTATCAGTAACTATTTGCTTTTACCCAACATCAAACTTACAGGGGAACTTACTATTTTAGGAGCCTCTATTTGTGGTTCACTCATTGCCTTTTTATGGCACAACTGTCACCCTGCTGAAGTTTTTATGGGAGACAGTGGTTCTTTAGCTATTGGAGGAATTATGGGATACTTTGCCATTGTGTGTAAAAGTGAAGTTCTGTTAATCATCATTGGATTTATCTTTGTACTTGAAACGGTTTCAGTTATTTTGCAAGTGGGCTCTTATAAGTTACGACAAAAGAGAGTTTTTTTAATGGCGCCCATACATCACCACTTTGAACAAAAAGGGTGGAAAGAGAATAAAATCATTGTGCGATTTTGGATTATCTCATTTATGGCGAACCTCATTGCACTGTTAAGCTTGAAAGTAAGATAA